Proteins encoded together in one Bacillota bacterium window:
- a CDS encoding DUF3006 domain-containing protein: MLTVDRFEGEWAVVEYQGTTFNLPKTLLPSGAKEGDVLHISIAVDIDTTNKRKSRIKSLEDDLFR, from the coding sequence TTGCTTACCGTAGATCGCTTTGAAGGAGAGTGGGCAGTGGTGGAGTACCAGGGGACGACCTTCAACCTCCCCAAGACACTGCTGCCTTCTGGAGCCAAGGAGGGTGACGTTCTCCACATCAGCATCGCCGTTGACATCGACACTACAAATAAGCGCAAAAGCAGGATTAAAAGCCTGGAGGACGATCTGTTCCGCTAG
- a CDS encoding nitrilase-related carbon-nitrogen hydrolase, which translates to MFRAALIQMACSGSRKHNVDKAASLIDDAVGGSAEVICLQEVFSSRYFPQEMKHESFDMAEPVTGPTVSTMQDISQSRRVTLIVPFFEKVMEGLFYNTAAVIESGSLLGLYRKNHIPDEPGYCEKFYFKPGDLGYPVFRTRLGRIGVGICWDQWFPETGRSLALNGAEMVFFPSAIGGGPSHPEVPGERVKEMWTLANRAQACMNLLWVGVLNRVGQEGDIRFFGGSFFANPLGEVTVLSSRDGDEVVMGEIDLECVRKARRWWPYFRDRRTSTYGRLLE; encoded by the coding sequence TTGTTCAGGGCTGCCTTGATTCAGATGGCCTGTTCCGGCTCCAGAAAGCACAACGTCGACAAGGCGGCCTCTCTCATTGACGATGCGGTGGGGGGCTCGGCTGAGGTCATCTGTCTCCAGGAGGTGTTCTCCAGCCGCTATTTCCCGCAGGAGATGAAGCACGAGTCCTTCGACATGGCAGAGCCTGTTACGGGCCCCACCGTAAGCACCATGCAGGACATTTCTCAAAGCCGGAGGGTGACGCTGATCGTGCCCTTCTTTGAGAAGGTCATGGAAGGGCTGTTCTACAACACTGCTGCTGTCATCGAATCCGGGAGCCTCCTTGGGCTCTACAGGAAGAACCACATACCGGACGAGCCAGGCTACTGCGAGAAGTTCTACTTCAAGCCGGGTGACCTTGGGTACCCTGTGTTCCGGACGCGCCTTGGCCGGATAGGGGTTGGCATATGCTGGGACCAGTGGTTTCCGGAGACCGGGAGGAGCCTTGCCCTGAACGGTGCGGAGATGGTGTTCTTCCCCTCGGCGATCGGCGGCGGCCCAAGCCACCCCGAGGTTCCCGGGGAACGTGTCAAGGAGATGTGGACGCTGGCAAACAGGGCTCAGGCCTGCATGAATCTTCTCTGGGTGGGCGTCCTCAACCGGGTGGGACAGGAAGGAGATATCCGGTTCTTCGGGGGGAGTTTCTTTGCAAACCCCCTCGGTGAGGTGACGGTGCTGTCCTCCCGGGATGGGGACGAAGTGGTTATGGGTGAGATAGACCTGGAATGCGTGAGGAAGGCACGCAGGTGGTGGCCATACTTCAGGGACCGGAGGACAAGCACCTACGGGAGGCTCCTCGAATAG
- a CDS encoding cobyrinate a,c-diamide synthase has translation MLRAPRLVVAGTHSGVGKTTVATGLMAALSRRGHAVQGFKVGPDYIDPAFHASASGSPSRNLDPWLTGEDGVLGIFTSRAKEISVIEGVMGLFDGGPRPEGGSALAPGGGWGSTAHVAMMLKAPVLLVLDAAALARSAAAMVKGYLTFEPGLHVSGCIVNKVSGPGHIRSLKRHIEGEAGVPVVGAIPASAGLRLPERHLGLVPARETEALAEVIHHMGQVIEEHVDLEALWDLASAAPPLPRPALPQPSRFPGVRVGVAMDQAFHFYYQDALDLLESMGAEIRLFSPLEDRSLPAVDGIIIGGGFPEVFLEPLSANKGLMEEIVSRVKEGMPLYAECGGLMYLCREVDDLDGRSYPMAGLVPARAVMTQGLAGFGYVTALLARDSILGGAGDKVRGHEFHYSRLVPLGDLGVQPYLVSWGVDEEGWPEGYQFRNALCSYVHIHLLGNPRAAQRFLGACMRFRMGEA, from the coding sequence ATGCTGAGGGCTCCACGACTGGTAGTGGCAGGGACCCACAGCGGGGTGGGCAAGACCACGGTGGCGACAGGCCTCATGGCGGCGCTCTCCAGGAGGGGCCACGCCGTCCAGGGCTTCAAGGTTGGCCCCGACTACATTGATCCTGCGTTTCACGCCTCTGCCAGCGGGAGTCCATCACGGAACCTGGACCCGTGGCTAACTGGAGAGGACGGCGTCCTGGGGATCTTCACCTCCCGGGCCAAGGAGATCTCGGTGATCGAAGGGGTGATGGGACTGTTCGATGGCGGTCCCCGGCCAGAGGGCGGTTCAGCCCTGGCACCCGGCGGGGGATGGGGGAGTACAGCCCATGTGGCCATGATGCTCAAGGCCCCTGTGTTACTTGTCCTAGACGCAGCAGCCCTGGCCAGGAGCGCAGCTGCAATGGTCAAAGGCTACCTAACCTTCGAGCCTGGCCTTCATGTCTCGGGGTGTATTGTAAACAAGGTATCCGGCCCGGGCCACATCAGGTCCCTGAAGCGCCACATAGAGGGGGAGGCAGGGGTGCCAGTGGTGGGGGCGATCCCGGCCAGCGCGGGGCTACGACTGCCCGAACGCCACCTGGGCCTCGTGCCAGCCAGGGAGACGGAGGCCCTGGCCGAGGTCATCCACCACATGGGCCAGGTTATTGAGGAACACGTTGACCTGGAAGCCCTGTGGGACCTGGCCAGTGCCGCGCCCCCGCTGCCCAGGCCAGCACTTCCGCAACCCTCCAGGTTCCCCGGGGTACGAGTAGGAGTGGCCATGGACCAGGCATTTCACTTCTACTACCAGGATGCCCTGGACCTCTTGGAGAGCATGGGGGCGGAGATTCGCCTCTTTAGCCCGCTGGAGGACCGGTCGCTGCCTGCCGTGGATGGCATCATCATCGGAGGAGGCTTTCCCGAGGTGTTCCTGGAGCCCCTTTCCGCCAACAAAGGGCTCATGGAGGAGATTGTGTCCAGGGTCAAGGAGGGTATGCCCCTCTACGCCGAGTGTGGTGGCCTCATGTACCTGTGCCGTGAGGTAGATGACCTCGACGGCCGGTCCTATCCCATGGCCGGCCTGGTGCCCGCCCGGGCTGTCATGACCCAGGGCTTGGCGGGGTTCGGCTACGTCACCGCTCTTCTTGCCAGGGACTCCATACTCGGCGGCGCTGGTGATAAGGTCCGGGGGCATGAGTTTCACTACTCACGCCTGGTGCCCCTGGGAGACCTGGGGGTACAGCCCTATCTAGTATCCTGGGGCGTGGACGAAGAGGGATGGCCCGAGGGGTACCAGTTCCGGAACGCCCTGTGCTCCTATGTTCACATTCATCTCTTGGGAAACCCCCGGGCGGCCCAGCGCTTCCTGGGTGCCTGCATGAGGTTTCGGATGGGTGAGGCCTAG
- a CDS encoding ComEC/Rec2 family competence protein — protein MKIRARLLALMVLVLVALSLVIPGCGWGQDGEGGVQEELPPAPEAGSAPGEPSLGEGELSAHFIDVGQGDSILLRLPNGESVLIDAGDNGASSTVIAYLKVQGIAHIHHLIATHPHADHIGGMAAVIREFSVGEVYMPRTSHTTITYERLLLAIQEKGLRITEARAGVTMLDEPGLRASFLAPFPREGLSLNDSSAVLKVEYGSVSLLFTGDAEAESEGHMLLSSSMSPRADILKAGHHGSQSSSSEVFLEAVSPSIAIISAGEGNSYGHPHQEVLERLQGMEVEILRTDLHGTIVITTGGESFSVKTERESPG, from the coding sequence GTGAAGATTAGAGCCAGATTACTGGCACTCATGGTCCTGGTGCTGGTTGCCCTGTCACTGGTGATCCCCGGCTGCGGCTGGGGTCAAGACGGGGAGGGCGGAGTCCAGGAAGAGCTACCCCCAGCCCCGGAAGCCGGGTCGGCTCCAGGCGAGCCTAGCCTTGGGGAAGGCGAACTCTCGGCTCACTTCATCGATGTGGGACAAGGAGACTCCATCCTCCTCAGGCTGCCTAACGGGGAGAGCGTGCTTATTGATGCGGGTGATAATGGCGCCTCCTCTACTGTCATCGCCTACCTCAAGGTCCAGGGCATTGCCCACATCCACCACCTCATAGCCACTCACCCCCATGCCGACCACATAGGGGGCATGGCAGCGGTAATCCGGGAATTCAGCGTGGGGGAGGTCTACATGCCCAGGACATCCCACACCACCATCACCTATGAGAGGCTTCTACTGGCCATCCAAGAGAAAGGCCTCCGGATAACGGAGGCCCGGGCTGGTGTTACCATGCTTGACGAGCCTGGTCTCAGGGCCTCCTTCCTGGCGCCTTTCCCCCGGGAAGGGCTCTCCTTGAATGATTCCTCCGCGGTGCTCAAGGTGGAGTACGGGAGTGTCTCTCTTCTATTTACAGGGGATGCCGAGGCGGAGTCAGAGGGCCACATGCTCCTGTCTTCATCCATGTCTCCCAGGGCAGACATCCTAAAGGCCGGGCATCATGGGAGCCAGTCGTCCAGCTCGGAGGTCTTCCTTGAGGCTGTCTCACCATCAATTGCGATTATATCCGCGGGGGAGGGCAACAGTTACGGGCACCCCCACCAGGAGGTACTGGAGAGACTCCAGGGTATGGAGGTGGAGATCCTCCGGACTGACCTGCACGGCACCATCGTGATAACCACAGGCGGGGAGTCCTTCAGCGTGAAGACCGAGCGGGAGTCTCCTGGGTAG
- a CDS encoding amidohydrolase produces MPDGKSDLLLTNARLVTFAQDPFSDRGDAVAVKDGLIQAVGSRDELEGLQGLGTRVIDLEGAVVLPGFIDTHVHLVQTGLQMLSIDLVNADSIPGLLEKLAREAREFRGNFIMAYFDEMNLEEKGFPTQEQLDQAAPGRLLKITQLSGHLSLTNGATFRWLDLDPSTPGIGRNEAGEFSGVLRAEANHTFSRVANARLVSEEQREESVSLAVKECLRQGVTTVHALEGGGFFGDIDSDFIYKNKDACEIDLILWDQTTDVDRVLERGLGRIGGCLTADGSIEAYTAAVSSPYTDGTHGSLYYSDEEMEHFVTKAHRAGLQIAIHCDGDRAVEQVLRAYERALRECPRYDHRHRIEHAEVITHEQIRRIARLGVHVAMQPSHLRTFGSKYEEHLGAETMNRVHLYNTMLRAGIRLAGGSDAFVSPINPLFDIQSAVNHRSLPTESLTVYDAMRLYTVEASRFGFEEIQKGSMETGKQADLVVLDLDPRSVHPKAIDSIKVLRTFARGVERYSL; encoded by the coding sequence ATGCCTGATGGAAAGAGTGACCTCCTATTGACGAATGCCCGGCTAGTCACGTTCGCCCAGGATCCGTTCTCTGATCGCGGTGACGCCGTTGCTGTCAAGGATGGCCTCATCCAGGCGGTGGGATCCCGCGATGAACTTGAGGGGCTTCAGGGGCTGGGCACGCGGGTGATTGACTTGGAGGGCGCCGTGGTCCTCCCAGGCTTCATAGACACCCACGTGCACCTGGTGCAAACAGGTCTCCAGATGCTTTCGATCGATCTGGTGAACGCGGACTCGATACCGGGACTTCTAGAAAAGCTGGCGCGTGAGGCGCGCGAATTCAGGGGCAACTTCATAATGGCGTACTTTGATGAGATGAACCTGGAAGAAAAGGGGTTCCCCACGCAGGAGCAGCTTGACCAGGCAGCACCCGGGCGGCTTCTCAAGATAACCCAGCTTAGCGGCCACCTGTCTCTGACGAACGGCGCCACATTTCGCTGGCTGGACCTTGATCCCTCCACCCCGGGTATCGGGAGGAACGAAGCCGGGGAATTCAGCGGGGTCCTGAGGGCCGAGGCTAACCACACCTTTTCGAGGGTGGCCAACGCGAGACTTGTGAGTGAGGAGCAGCGAGAGGAATCTGTCTCCCTGGCTGTGAAGGAGTGCCTGCGGCAGGGGGTAACCACCGTTCATGCCCTTGAGGGCGGAGGTTTCTTCGGGGATATTGACTCAGACTTCATATACAAGAACAAGGACGCGTGTGAGATTGACCTTATCCTCTGGGACCAGACAACGGATGTTGACAGGGTTCTAGAAAGGGGGCTCGGGCGGATCGGGGGGTGCCTCACTGCGGACGGCTCCATAGAGGCATACACGGCTGCGGTTTCCAGCCCCTACACGGACGGGACACACGGTTCCCTATACTACTCTGATGAGGAAATGGAACACTTCGTCACGAAGGCTCACAGGGCGGGGCTCCAGATTGCCATACACTGTGACGGCGACCGGGCTGTGGAACAGGTTCTCAGGGCGTACGAGAGAGCGCTAAGGGAATGCCCGCGCTATGATCACCGCCACAGGATCGAACATGCAGAGGTCATCACCCACGAGCAGATCCGGAGGATCGCACGGCTGGGTGTGCACGTTGCCATGCAACCTAGCCACCTGAGGACCTTCGGGTCCAAGTACGAGGAGCACTTGGGGGCGGAGACGATGAACCGCGTGCACCTGTACAATACGATGCTTAGGGCGGGGATCCGCTTGGCCGGTGGTTCAGACGCATTCGTCTCACCCATTAACCCGCTCTTTGACATCCAGTCGGCGGTTAATCACAGGAGTCTTCCCACGGAGTCGCTCACCGTATACGATGCGATGAGGCTCTACACCGTTGAGGCCTCGAGGTTTGGGTTTGAGGAAATCCAGAAAGGCTCCATGGAGACGGGAAAGCAGGCGGACCTGGTGGTACTGGATCTGGACCCGAGGTCAGTCCACCCAAAGGCCATAGATTCCATTAAGGTGCTCAGGACATTCGCAAGAGGCGTTGAAAGATACAGCCTCTGA
- a CDS encoding cob(I)yrinic acid a,c-diamide adenosyltransferase codes for MDRQGLVMIFTGDGKGKTTAAVGLGVRAAGHDRRVLMIQFLKGSGRDYGEARALQSLPSFRVARYGQGFVLGDPDEAHIRRAREGLARAREAMAARECDLLILDEINVAIACRLVRLEEVLDLLAGRPQDMDVVLTGRGAPRALMDQAHMVSDVQEVKHHYRTGVQAQAGVEF; via the coding sequence ATGGACAGGCAGGGTCTCGTGATGATATTCACTGGGGACGGCAAGGGCAAGACCACCGCCGCGGTGGGGCTTGGGGTGAGGGCAGCCGGGCATGACAGGCGGGTCCTGATGATACAGTTCCTGAAGGGCTCAGGCAGGGACTACGGAGAGGCGAGGGCGCTGCAGTCACTCCCATCATTCAGGGTGGCTAGGTATGGGCAAGGCTTTGTCCTCGGTGATCCCGATGAGGCTCACATCCGCAGGGCTCGGGAGGGGCTAGCCAGGGCCCGGGAGGCCATGGCTGCCAGGGAGTGCGACCTTCTCATCCTGGATGAGATCAATGTGGCCATCGCATGCAGGCTGGTGAGGCTGGAGGAGGTCCTGGACCTCCTGGCGGGAAGGCCCCAGGACATGGATGTGGTACTGACTGGAAGAGGAGCACCAAGGGCCCTCATGGACCAGGCCCACATGGTCAGCGATGTCCAGGAGGTGAAGCACCACTACAGGACGGGGGTCCAGGCGCAGGCAGGGGTGGAGTTCTGA
- the yedF gene encoding sulfurtransferase-like selenium metabolism protein YedF, with amino-acid sequence MLVLLDCRGLACPFPVVKTKRALEDIDSGRLECLVDTKEAAENVGAYAKRAGFDARIHPEGEAFKVLIDKTACAVSPSGGGCVYLVTGRRVGQGDPELGRALMATFLYTLTELENPPCCLIFMNEGVFLTTEGSEQVDVLKALEEAGAEVLSCGTCLDFYGLRERLSVGRVTNMYEISERVSLGNTVTL; translated from the coding sequence ATGCTTGTGTTACTGGATTGCCGGGGACTGGCATGCCCTTTCCCAGTGGTGAAGACGAAGAGGGCCCTGGAGGACATTGACTCCGGGCGCCTGGAGTGCCTTGTGGACACCAAGGAGGCCGCTGAGAACGTGGGTGCCTACGCCAAGCGTGCCGGTTTCGACGCAAGGATACACCCCGAGGGGGAGGCCTTCAAGGTTCTCATAGACAAGACCGCCTGCGCCGTTTCGCCATCTGGCGGCGGGTGTGTCTACCTGGTAACTGGGCGCCGCGTAGGCCAGGGTGATCCAGAACTGGGCCGGGCCCTCATGGCGACCTTCCTGTACACCCTCACGGAATTGGAGAACCCTCCGTGCTGCCTTATCTTCATGAACGAGGGTGTTTTCCTTACTACAGAGGGCTCCGAGCAGGTGGATGTGCTGAAGGCCCTGGAGGAAGCCGGGGCTGAGGTTCTCTCCTGCGGTACTTGCCTGGATTTCTACGGGCTTAGGGAAAGGCTGTCCGTAGGCCGGGTTACCAACATGTACGAGATCAGTGAGAGGGTGAGCCTGGGGAACACGGTAACCCTGTAG
- a CDS encoding aspartate aminotransferase family protein, protein MKPSRLERLLSREEERFKKEHLESGRLFRRAWGSLLGGVPMPWMTQWAGAYPVFVKEATGARVTDVDGHTYVDLCLGDTGAMTGHAPPATVEAVARQAKKGITAMLPVEDAIWVAEELGRRFKVSYWQFALTATDANRFVLRMAREITHRPKVLVYNWCYHGTVDEALITLEDGVPVPREGNVGPPVNPAVTTRVIEWNDTDALEEALSHRDVACVLAEPAMTNIGIILPEPGYHDALRELTRRYGTLLVIDETHTICASPGGYTAAHGLSPDFVTIGKPIAGGVPAAAYGFTEEVASMVMKRRGEILDASDTGGIGGTLSGNALSIASIKATLSEVLTEEAFHHMIALGERFTEGVEGVIRETGAPWHVVRLGCRAEYRFQPGIPRNGREAAAARDSNLDRFMHLYALNRGILLTPFHNMALMCPVTSRGDVDFHTEVFREAAWELLG, encoded by the coding sequence GTGAAGCCATCGCGCCTGGAACGGCTGCTGTCCCGCGAGGAAGAAAGGTTTAAGAAAGAGCATCTGGAATCAGGGAGACTCTTCCGGAGGGCCTGGGGCTCGCTCCTTGGCGGGGTGCCCATGCCTTGGATGACACAGTGGGCAGGGGCTTACCCGGTGTTCGTAAAGGAGGCCACCGGTGCCCGGGTGACTGATGTGGATGGCCATACCTACGTAGACCTCTGCCTTGGGGACACTGGCGCCATGACGGGACACGCCCCCCCGGCAACGGTGGAGGCCGTGGCAAGACAGGCGAAAAAGGGCATTACAGCCATGCTGCCCGTGGAGGACGCAATATGGGTGGCGGAGGAGCTTGGGAGGCGCTTCAAGGTCTCATACTGGCAATTTGCCCTCACGGCCACTGATGCGAACCGCTTTGTGTTGAGGATGGCCAGGGAGATAACGCATCGCCCGAAGGTCCTGGTATACAACTGGTGTTATCACGGCACAGTTGATGAGGCCTTGATCACGCTGGAAGACGGGGTCCCTGTCCCGAGGGAGGGTAACGTGGGGCCCCCAGTCAACCCGGCCGTTACCACCAGGGTAATCGAGTGGAATGATACGGACGCGCTCGAAGAGGCCCTCTCCCATAGGGATGTCGCGTGCGTCCTCGCTGAGCCCGCGATGACCAACATCGGAATAATCCTCCCGGAGCCTGGGTACCACGATGCCCTTAGGGAGCTCACCAGGCGCTACGGGACGCTCCTCGTGATCGACGAAACGCACACGATCTGCGCCAGCCCCGGCGGGTACACGGCTGCCCACGGCCTCAGCCCGGATTTCGTGACCATCGGGAAGCCCATAGCGGGGGGTGTTCCCGCGGCAGCCTACGGGTTCACCGAGGAGGTAGCCTCGATGGTGATGAAGAGGCGGGGGGAGATCCTTGATGCGTCAGACACCGGGGGAATAGGGGGCACGCTCTCGGGCAACGCCCTCTCTATAGCATCCATCAAGGCAACCCTCTCCGAGGTCCTGACGGAGGAGGCGTTTCACCACATGATAGCCCTTGGTGAGAGGTTCACCGAGGGCGTTGAAGGGGTCATCCGCGAGACGGGGGCACCCTGGCACGTCGTTCGCCTGGGGTGCCGGGCGGAATACCGGTTCCAGCCCGGCATCCCGAGAAACGGGAGGGAGGCAGCAGCCGCACGAGACAGCAACCTTGACCGCTTCATGCACCTGTACGCTCTCAACAGGGGGATCCTCCTTACGCCCTTTCACAACATGGCTCTCATGTGCCCCGTGACGTCAAGGGGGGACGTGGACTTTCATACCGAGGTATTCCGCGAGGCCGCCTGGGAGCTCCTGGGGTGA
- a CDS encoding nitrilase-related carbon-nitrogen hydrolase, with protein sequence MRFKIGLAQLRLSPDPKKNLAAAGEAAKTAGVSGVSLLVFPEMFLQGLDMEALAGTAEPPEGPLVRAMGDLAVKEGINLVFGFAERGAGGKMYNSAAVVERSTGKAHVYRKVHLFGKEGLYVEPGGDYPVFDLDVGRVGVLICFDSEFPEVARTLALKGAQILICPTANMVPFEPYQEVYMRARAMENHVHTAVCNTVGASGEYKFFGRSGVRDPLGRTILDLGYEECVGFAWVDLAANEASRDGLDYLAKRRPETYGALVEKNPGR encoded by the coding sequence GTGAGGTTTAAGATAGGACTCGCCCAGTTGAGATTGTCCCCTGATCCTAAGAAGAACCTGGCCGCGGCTGGGGAGGCGGCTAAGACCGCCGGCGTATCAGGGGTGAGCCTCCTCGTATTCCCGGAGATGTTTCTCCAGGGCCTTGACATGGAGGCCCTCGCCGGGACGGCCGAACCGCCGGAGGGTCCCCTTGTCCGGGCGATGGGTGACTTGGCGGTGAAAGAGGGGATCAACCTTGTATTCGGCTTTGCCGAACGTGGGGCCGGCGGGAAGATGTACAACTCCGCAGCCGTGGTTGAGAGGTCAACCGGGAAAGCTCACGTGTACCGGAAGGTACACCTTTTCGGGAAGGAGGGCCTTTACGTGGAGCCCGGCGGGGACTACCCCGTTTTCGACCTCGATGTAGGCAGGGTAGGCGTTCTCATCTGCTTCGATTCGGAGTTCCCGGAGGTGGCGCGCACCCTTGCCTTGAAGGGCGCCCAGATCCTCATATGTCCCACGGCAAACATGGTACCCTTCGAGCCTTATCAGGAGGTGTACATGAGGGCGAGGGCCATGGAAAACCACGTTCACACGGCGGTGTGCAATACGGTGGGCGCCTCAGGGGAGTACAAGTTCTTTGGAAGGAGCGGCGTGAGGGACCCCCTGGGGCGCACCATCCTAGACCTGGGGTACGAGGAATGCGTCGGGTTTGCCTGGGTGGACCTGGCCGCCAACGAGGCGTCGAGGGATGGCCTGGACTACCTGGCCAAGCGAAGGCCCGAGACTTACGGGGCCCTGGTGGAGAAGAACCCAGGGAGGTGA
- a CDS encoding sodium:solute symporter family protein codes for MMWLPILMVLTYFAGMAYVVYSHPLPKIDLDEVTVAGRSFGWLFMTMTIVGTWYGGVMYVGFTQMAIDNGVVASYVAFYTLGGLFFLYLIGGRYWKVGKRYNVRTQGQFFELRYRSRPLRVFVALCTVIIEFPWIVAELLATGYVIYALTRGVVPVTAGVILVGAFFIAYVTFAGARAVIIADFYQGWMWIFGGVLLVICGVYYYFGGFLPMFATILEKRPESLALPGLGWDPLPGPLFWVSLIISGSVGAYCWPSLFARIMAASSSRELKKTSLVTPFIVVVYGLLIIWLAVGFGTFPEEVLGDDHQYSFLKIISAMGPAAIAIISVLILNGALSMCDSMVSSWGSVVVNDVFSLALPSWDSRRLGRLVLIMNFIVGCLGVIVATLPLPTIIELVMVMYQGIIQIFPLLILGIFWKRGTAVAAWGGLLSGLAVTGYYSFTAPFYIPQFAGLQAGLLGLIVNFAVYLILALAFPAPKDIDEVFATMTMKDADILSEPGLEVQNA; via the coding sequence ATGATGTGGCTCCCCATACTTATGGTTCTCACCTACTTCGCGGGAATGGCTTACGTGGTCTACTCTCATCCTCTCCCCAAAATCGACCTTGATGAGGTAACCGTGGCGGGGCGGAGCTTCGGGTGGCTTTTCATGACGATGACAATTGTTGGGACGTGGTATGGCGGCGTCATGTACGTGGGGTTCACCCAAATGGCAATAGACAATGGTGTCGTGGCAAGTTACGTGGCGTTTTACACTCTCGGGGGCCTGTTCTTCCTCTACCTCATAGGCGGGCGCTACTGGAAGGTAGGGAAGAGGTACAACGTTCGGACACAGGGGCAGTTCTTCGAACTCAGGTATCGCTCCAGGCCCCTAAGGGTTTTCGTTGCACTCTGTACGGTCATAATCGAGTTCCCGTGGATCGTCGCTGAGCTCCTGGCGACAGGATATGTGATCTACGCCCTCACGCGTGGGGTCGTACCGGTAACCGCAGGAGTTATCTTGGTGGGGGCCTTCTTCATAGCGTACGTGACATTTGCGGGCGCTAGGGCGGTGATAATCGCCGACTTCTACCAGGGATGGATGTGGATATTTGGTGGTGTGCTGCTTGTGATTTGCGGGGTATACTACTATTTCGGCGGCTTCCTGCCGATGTTTGCCACCATACTAGAGAAGAGGCCGGAAAGCCTGGCCCTTCCCGGCCTTGGGTGGGACCCGCTTCCAGGTCCCCTCTTCTGGGTGTCCCTGATCATCTCCGGTTCGGTAGGGGCCTACTGCTGGCCATCCCTATTCGCCCGCATAATGGCGGCCTCCAGCTCGCGTGAGCTGAAAAAGACCAGCCTCGTTACGCCCTTTATCGTGGTTGTGTACGGCCTCCTCATCATCTGGCTTGCAGTTGGGTTCGGCACATTTCCCGAGGAGGTGCTGGGGGATGACCACCAGTACTCTTTTCTAAAGATCATCTCAGCGATGGGCCCGGCGGCGATCGCTATCATTTCTGTGTTAATACTAAACGGTGCACTTTCAATGTGTGATTCAATGGTGAGTTCCTGGGGCTCCGTCGTGGTAAACGACGTGTTCAGCCTTGCCCTCCCTTCCTGGGACAGCCGGAGGCTCGGCCGCCTGGTGCTAATCATGAACTTCATCGTTGGCTGCCTCGGCGTGATAGTTGCAACGCTTCCCTTGCCAACCATCATTGAGCTTGTGATGGTAATGTACCAGGGGATCATACAGATCTTCCCCCTCTTGATACTGGGCATATTCTGGAAACGGGGAACCGCCGTGGCTGCCTGGGGCGGGCTCCTTTCGGGGCTCGCCGTTACGGGGTACTACTCCTTCACAGCCCCATTTTATATCCCGCAGTTCGCCGGGCTGCAGGCGGGTCTTCTCGGATTGATAGTGAACTTCGCCGTGTACCTCATCCTCGCGCTGGCCTTCCCAGCGCCCAAGGACATCGATGAGGTCTTTGCGACAATGACCATGAAGGATGCGGATATACTGTCTGAGCCCGGCCTGGAGGTACAAAATGCCTGA
- a CDS encoding EamA family transporter, translating into MRILSSEEKGYLMAAGSAAVLSTTVLMSKFMFALGTGPTVVAAYRAVAAAALLAVGLAVGNSRLLKVEGKGLLSLAAMGLVMGLSNALYFNALQRTAAAVAVMLLYTYPGFLTLFERLVEHRPIGKNKTTALILTFSGCLVLTGAYQPSILVSNLPGTLLGIGAAACLALYAILGKRLTHRHDPLTVNLYSFVFGGAFLFMVSPPQAFLSAHLGPREWGAVLYLALGPMILGYWLFFKALRHLEASRMGITGMLEPVLGAVWGWVFFNEALTLSQGLGGAMALLGVGTLRLLPEAKHRETAGTTQETPARSSR; encoded by the coding sequence GTGAGAATTCTTTCATCTGAGGAAAAGGGTTACTTGATGGCAGCAGGCTCAGCAGCTGTGCTTTCCACAACCGTTCTCATGAGCAAGTTCATGTTCGCCCTGGGAACAGGCCCGACAGTGGTAGCTGCCTACAGGGCGGTGGCCGCCGCGGCACTTCTGGCAGTGGGGCTGGCTGTGGGGAACTCCCGGCTGCTGAAGGTGGAAGGGAAGGGGCTGCTGTCCCTGGCCGCCATGGGTCTGGTCATGGGCCTGTCCAACGCTTTGTACTTCAACGCCCTCCAGCGCACGGCTGCGGCCGTTGCCGTCATGCTCCTGTACACCTACCCAGGCTTCCTGACCCTCTTCGAACGGCTGGTGGAGCACAGGCCCATCGGGAAGAACAAGACCACGGCACTCATCCTGACCTTCTCGGGCTGCCTCGTCCTGACCGGGGCCTACCAGCCCTCGATCCTGGTGTCCAACCTCCCGGGAACCCTCCTGGGAATTGGAGCCGCAGCGTGCCTCGCCCTCTACGCCATCCTCGGAAAGCGCCTCACGCACCGGCATGACCCCCTTACCGTCAACCTCTACTCCTTCGTGTTCGGCGGGGCCTTCCTGTTCATGGTGTCACCACCCCAGGCCTTCCTCTCGGCTCACCTGGGGCCCCGGGAGTGGGGGGCAGTCCTCTATCTCGCACTGGGTCCAATGATCCTGGGTTACTGGCTTTTCTTCAAGGCCTTGAGACACCTGGAGGCCAGCCGGATGGGGATCACAGGCATGCTGGAGCCTGTCCTGGGCGCGGTGTGGGGCTGGGTGTTCTTCAATGAGGCACTCACCTTGAGCCAGGGATTGGGGGGTGCCATGGCCCTGCTGGGAGTGGGCACGCTCCGCCTCCTTCCCGAGGCAAAGCACCGCGAGACCGCCGGGACTACCCAGGAGACTCCCGCTCGGTCTTCACGCTGA